One Ananas comosus cultivar F153 linkage group 1, ASM154086v1, whole genome shotgun sequence DNA window includes the following coding sequences:
- the LOC109706673 gene encoding uncharacterized protein LOC109706673 encodes MTSRPIVLVFLLLVLIITSQFEWKQQISEAEANPTVSQRKRQILDREEAVKEKIILSQEKNIRQLHELVQSLQRQLLHCRGSSSNITTTHSLGSSPTEDANDFEKHEILED; translated from the exons ATGACTTCGAGGCCTATTGTTCTTGTTTTCCTGCTTCTGGTACTAATCATCACATCCCAGTTTGAGTGGAAGCAGCAGATTAGTGAAGCCGAAGCTAATCCGACCGTCTCGCAGAGGAAGCGACAGATTCTTGATAGGGAAGAAGCTGTTAAAGAGAAA ATAATTTTATCTCAGGAGAAAAATATTCGGCAACTTCATGAGCTCGTCCAGAGCCTTCAGCGTCAGCTGCTGCACTGCCGCGGGAGCAGCAGCAACATCACAACAACGCATAGCCTTGGTAGTTCCCCAACTGAGGATGCTAATGACTTCGAGAAGCACGAGATTCTCGAAGACTGA